In Caldisericaceae bacterium, the sequence GAGTTTCATACAAAGTCTTTTTATCCATCAAAATCTCCAACTCTTACTACACCGTAATTCCCATCAATCCACTTGCTTAAATAAGCGTTTACTTCATCTTTACTTATTGATTGCACTTCTTTAATGATTGAATCAACATTCTTCACATAACCTTGTAAAAGACCACTTACTCCATTCTTTTGCATGCGTGAGCTATTACTTTCAAGCCCTAATATAAGATTTCCAAGAAGAAAATTCTTGGAGTCTGTAAATTCTTTATCGCTTAAACCTTTTTGTTTTAGATTTTCAAGTTCCTCAAGAGTCATGTCCTTTACAGTAGGACCATATTTTGGAAGAGTAGAAGCATAAATCACAGTTGCACCAGTATCAATAAACCTAACAGGGTAAGCATAGACTGTATACACAAAGCCATTCTCCTCTCTTAGTTTTTGGAAGAGTCTTGAAGACATATTTCCACCAAGTGCAGTTGTAAAAATGGCATGCACATAACTTTCGTGAGTAAAACTTCTCACACCCTTTAGGGTTATTGCAATGTGAAGTTGTGTAGTATCTTTAGGAATTGCTATTTCACTAAAATTGTAAGAAGGAAAATCATTTACGATATTTAAACTGCCTTCTTTAAAATCACCAAAATACTTTTCAAGTAAATCTATAAAAGTTTCTTTGGATAGATCCCCCACAGCCGAAATAAATATGTTATCCTTAACAAAAAACTTATTAAAGTAAGTTTGT encodes:
- a CDS encoding insulinase family protein, whose amino-acid sequence is MQEITKVNTSKSQIRYFLEENHSFPSVALGVFVRSGARYEEDKLGIAHFIEHMVFKETKKRSAFEISSAIESLGGEINAYTSFEHSTFYVKLLSKDIERGFEILSDILINPTFDSVLLEKERQVILEEIFEYYDDPQDICQTEAVKSVFGNHSVSRNPLGSEESVKSITKKDLQTYFNKFFVKDNIFISAVGDLSKETFIDLLEKYFGDFKEGSLNIVNDFPSYNFSEIAIPKDTTQLHIAITLKGVRSFTHESYVHAIFTTALGGNMSSRLFQKLREENGFVYTVYAYPVRFIDTGATVIYASTLPKYGPTVKDMTLEELENLKQKGLSDKEFTDSKNFLLGNLILGLESNSSRMQKNGVSGLLQGYVKNVDSIIKEVQSISKDEVNAYLSKWIDGNYGVVRVGDFDG